The Eretmochelys imbricata isolate rEreImb1 chromosome 19, rEreImb1.hap1, whole genome shotgun sequence genome contains a region encoding:
- the PNRC2 gene encoding proline-rich nuclear receptor coactivator 2 → MGGGERFSIPVPQSRNITKKNKQLNNRQKSKDQNSQMKMTYMKKERGHGCSSSSIARQAVQNGGKNTMHFPNNQNWSPTLLSPNSLFTSQTNQNYAGAKFSEPPSPSVLPKPPSHWVPVSFNPSDKEIMTFQLKTLLKVQA, encoded by the coding sequence ATGGGTGGTGGAGAAAGGTTCAGCATTCCAGTTCCCCAGTCTAGAAATATTACCAAGAAGAATAAACAACTTAATAACAGGCAAAAGAGCAAAGATCAGAATTCTCAAATGAAGATGACTtatatgaagaaagaaagaggacATGGATGTAGCTCATCATCTATTGCACGGCAGGCCGTGCAAAATGGGGGCAAGAACACTATGCACTTCCCAAATAATCAGAATTGGAGTCCTACTTTATTAAGTCCCAACTCACTTTTCACATCTCAAACCAATCAGAACTATGCTGGGGCAAAATTTAGTGAGCCACCTTCACCAAGTGTTCTTCCTAAGCCACCAAGCCACTGGGTACCTGTTTCCTTTAATCCTTCTGATAAAGAAATAATGACCTTTCAACTTAAAACCTTACTTAAAGTCCAGGCTTGA